From the Prunus dulcis chromosome 4, ALMONDv2, whole genome shotgun sequence genome, one window contains:
- the LOC117623793 gene encoding gibberellin 2-beta-dioxygenase-like, protein MVVLSQPAALDHLSDLIKACKPTSLFTGIPVVDLSDPEAKHHIVKACQDYGLFKLVNHGVPLDFMTTLEAQALKFFNLPQSEKEKAGPADPFGYGSKRIGPNGDVGWIEYILLNTNPDIISPKSLSIFKENPEIFRDAVLDYICAVKKMTFEVLELMVDGLGIEPRNVLSNLLREDKSDCCFRLNYYPPCPELQALSGRNLIGFGEHTDPQIISVLRSNNTSGLQISLKDGTWVSVPPDQNSFFINVGDCLQVMSNGRFKSVKHRVLADTTSSRISMIFFGGPPLSEKIAPLPSLMAEGEESLYKEFTWCEYKKSAYKSRLADYRLGLFEKSVPMMSNSQF, encoded by the exons ATGGTGGTTCTTTCTCAACCCGCGGCATTAGACCATTTATCTGATCTGATCAAAGCGTGCAAGCCCACCAGCTTGTTCACTGGAATTCCAGTCGTGGACCTCTCAGACCCTGAAGCAAAACACCACATAGTCAAGGCCTGTCAAGACTACGGCTTGTTCAAGCTGGTCAACCATGGAGTGCCATTGGACTTCATGACCACGCTTGAAGCCCAAGCTCTCAAATTCTTTAACTTACCCCAgtcagagaaagagaaggcaGGCCCTGCCGATCCATTCGGCTACGGAAGCAAGAGAATTGGCCCAAACGGTGACGTGGGTTGGATTGAATACATCCTTCTCAACACCAATCCTGATATCATCTCCCCCAAGTCCCTCtccattttcaaagaaaacccGGAAATTTTCCG TGATGCAGTGTTAGATTATATCTGCGCGGTGAAGAAGATGACCTTTGAGGTATTGGAATTGATGGTTGATGGGCTGGGGATTGAGCCAAGGAATGTGCTGAGCAATCTTCTGAGAGAGGATAAGAGCGACTGTTGCTTCAGGCTAAACTACTATCCGCCATGCCCAGAGCTTCAGGCATTGAGTGGACGAAACTTGATTGGCTTTGGGGAGCACACAGACCCACAGATCATCTCTGTCCTGAGATCAAACAACACATCAGGCCTGCAAATCAGTCTCAAGGATGGGACTTGGGTTTCTGTCCCGCCTGATCAGAACTCCTTTTTCATCAATGTTGGTGATTGTTTGCAG GTGATGAGCAATGGAAGGTTCAAGAGCGTGAAGCATAGGGTTTTGGCAGACACTACAAGTTCAAGGATTTCAATGATCTTCTTTGGAGGGCCACCTTTGAGTGAAAAGATAGCACCTCTGCCGTCACTTATGgcagaaggagaagaaagctTGTACAAAGAGTTCACGTGGTGTGAATACAAAAAGTCCGCCTACAAGTCAAGGCTGGCTGATTATAGGCTAGGGCTGTTCGAGAAATCTGTGCCAATGATGTCAAATTCCCaattttag